The following DNA comes from Bryobacteraceae bacterium.
CGCAATCCGTTCGCCGCGCAGCGGGGCACCGGCATCACGCACCAGCCGGGAGTCTCGCTCAGCGGACCGGTGGTGCTGCCGAAGATCTACGACGGGAAGAACAAGACATTCTTCTTCTTTTCGTTTGAAACATCGCGGGGCAGTTCGATCCTCCAACTCCTCAACCCAACCGTTCCGCTGGAGCCGTGGCGGCAGGGCGATTTCTCCTCGCTCGCCTCCAACATCAATGTGCGCGACCCGTTCGCGAGCAACCAGCCGTTCCCCGGGCGCCAAATTCCCGCTTCGCGCATCAACCCGGTTTCCGACCGGATTCAGGATCGCTTCTATCCGCTGCCGCAGGCCTCCGGCGAGACCGTGCTGCGCGCCCGCAACTACAATGAGCAGAAGTTACGGCCGTACGATCCGAATACCTACTACACCATCCGCGGCGACCACCGGTTCTCCGAAAAGTCATTCCTGTTCGCGCGGTGGACCTGGAACCGGTCCCACTCGCGGGCGTTCGAAGGCAACCTCCCGACCATCGGGCAGCGCTGGCAGACGCGGGACACGCGGGCGATCAGTGGGTCCTACACCTACGCGTTCACCCCGACCGTGATCTTCGAATCGCGCTATGGATTCGCGTTCAACGACAATCCGCGCAACGGGCCCATCGTCGGCAGCGAAGTGGTCGGCGATCTGGGGCTGGTGGGGCTGGTCGACAATATCCCCGACATCAATGGGCTTCCCGACATCGGCTTCCAGGGCCTGGCGCTCACTGGAATCGCGCAGACGCCGTGGCGGCACCCCGGCTTCAAGAACTTCCAGCACCAGTGGCAGGAGCATGTGAACTGGTTCAAGGGGAAACACTCGATCAAAGCCGGCGCGATCATCGGCCGCGTGAACTTCCAGGACAGCAATGCCCCGGCCGCGCTTTTCGGGCAGTTCCGCTTCTCGAACCGCTTCACCGGCTTCCCGTACTCGGACTTCCTGCTCGGTATCCCGACCACGGCGGCGCGCGCCTTCCCGCAACTGCTCATCAATCGCACGCGCTGGTCCTACGACTTCTTCGTAACCGACGACTTCAAAATGCGGCAGAACCTGACCGTCAATATCGGCATGCGGTACGAACTGCACCCATCCTGGAGCGAGGCGAATAACCGGCAGAGCGTATTCGACATCAACCGCGGCGTGATCGTGGTTCCGGATGGCGGGCTCTCCGAGGTGAGCCCTCTGATGCCGCGCGGGTATGTGGATATCGTGGAAGCGAGTTCGGTGGGCCTGCCGGGGCGACGGCTGCTGAAGATGGACCGCAATAACTTCGCCCCGCGCATCGGGCTCGCGTGGCGGCCGCTCGGGCCGAACACGGTCTTCCGCGCGGGCTACGGGCTCTTCTATGACGTAGTGCCGCGCGCGGAAAGCGCCGGCGGCGCGCCGTTCCAGATCAATGAGCCGACATTCACCAATCCGGCCAACAACCCGACCGTGATCTTCCCGCAGGCGTTTCCGTCCACCGGCTCAGCCGGCCCGCGAACGGTGGGTCTGCCGGCGGGCATCCGCGCGGATCTACGCAACGCCTTCTCGATGCAGTACAACGCCACCATCGAGCATCAGCAATGGGATACCGGCTTCCGGCTGTCCTACATCGGCACGAACACGCGACAGGGCGAGTGGGGTTACAACTACAATCAGCCAGTGGCCAACGGCCAGGCGTTCATCGACAAGCCGCGCCCGTTTCCGAACTACCCGGCGATCACCTACATCAGCAACGGCGCCGGGCACCAGTATCACTCGATGATGTTCGAAGCCGAGCGGCGGTTCGCGCGCGGCCTGGCGTGGCAGTTCTCCTACGTACTGGCTCGCGACATCGGCGATCTCGATCGCGGCGCTCAGCCGGAGGACGCCTACAACCGGCTCCGCGAACGCGCCGTCTGGCACGACATGCCGACGCACCGGGTGACGGGTAACCTGATCGCTCAGCTTCCGTTCGGGCGCGGCAAGCGGTATTTCTCGAGCGTGGGCAAGGCGGCGAACCTGCTCGTCGGCGGGTGGGAAACCAGCCTTATCACGAGCTACTATTCCGGCCAGCGGGTGACGCCTCTGTGGACGGGCCCGGATCCAGTGGGCATCGCGTTCACGTCGAGCCGGACCGCGCCTAACGTCACCATCCGCGCCGATCACCTGCACAACGCCAACCTGCCCTCCGATCAGCGCTCCGTGGACCGCTGGTTCGACACCACCGCGTTCGGTCCGGTGGCGGCGGGTCGGTTCGGGACGTCGGCGAAGAACGTCATCATCGGGCCGGATTCGAAGGTTTGGCACGTCGGCCTGTACAAATACTTCGATATCAGCGAGCGGTTCCAGTTGCGCTGGGAGCTGACTGGTTCGAACGCCTTCAACCATCCGAACTATTCGAACCCGGCGAGCAACCTTTCGCAGGCGGCGTCGTTCGGCGTGATCAGCGGCGTCGGCGGCGCTTCGGAACTCGACATGTCGGGTTCTCGGACGTTCCGGACCGGCGTCCGGGCGGAGTGGTGAGATTCTTGTGACGTCATGTTAGCAGATTATGCTAATCTGTAATCGCTATGGTGCGAACACAGATTCAGCTCACGGACGACCAGGTATCCTCTCTCCGCCGCACTGCGGGTCTGCGAGGGGTGTCCATGGCGGAGTTGATCCGCATGAGCCTGGACACCTTCATCGCGCGGGAAGGCGCAACCAGCCGTGACGCTAAGGTGGAGCGCGCCCGCAGCGTCGTGGGGCGGTTCGCTTCCGGAACCGGCGACACGGGCCGGGAGCATGACAAGTACCTGACCGCCGCGTTCGGCAAGCAGTGACGTTCGTCGATACGTCGGCCATCTACGCGCTGCTCGATCGCGACGACGACCAGCACGCCAGGGCGGGCCGCTGCTGGTTCGAGCTGCTCGATTCGGAAAGCCCGATGTTCACCACCAACTACGTGGTGGTGGAGTGTTGCGCTTTAGCCCAGAGCCGGCTGGGGCTCGAAGCCGTGCGAGCCATCGAAGACGACCTGCTGCCCGTGCTTGACGTGGTTTGGGTGGATGAGCCGGTTCACCGGCTCGCCATCACCGCCATGCTTGCCGCGCGTCGCAGAAAGCTGAGCCTGGTGGACTGTGTGAGCTTCACGGTGATGCGGCGCCTCGGCCTCACGCGCGCGTTCGCTTTCGACGATCACTTCGCTGAGGAAGGCTTCTCCTTCCCGAGCTGACTCTACCGCCCCTTCCAACAAGCGGGGCGCTTTTCGAGAAACGCTCCGATCCCTTCCTGCGCATCCTCGGCGAGCGCATTCATCGACATCACTTCCTTGGCATACGCATACGCTTTCGGCTGGTCGAGATCGATCTGCGAATAGAACGCCTGCTTGCCCAGGGCGACGGTGAACGAACTCGCTACGGCGATCTCGCGGGCCAGCCCAAGCGTCGATTCGCGGAGCTGCTCGTGGGGTACGGCGCGGTTGGCGAGACCCCACTCCACCGCCGTCTCGGCGTCTACGCGGCGGCCCGTGAGCAGCATCTCCATCGCGCGCTTGCGGCCCACGGCTCGGGTGAGCGCGACCATTGGTGTGGTGCAGAACAACCCGATCCGTACGCCCGGGGCCGCGAAGGCGGCGCGTTCCGAAACCACGGTGAGGTCGCAGGTGGCGGCGAGCTGGCACCCGGCTGCGGTGGCGAGCCCCTGCACCTCGGCGATCACCGGCGGGGGGATGGACTGCACGGTCTCCATCAGCCGCGTGCAGACGTCGAACAGGCGGCGGTAGCGGGTGATCGCCTGCCCGGTCATTTCGCTGAGGTCGTGCCCGGAGCTGAACACGGGACCTTCGGCGGCCAGGATCACCGCGCGGGCATCGGCGGCCGCCTGGAGGGCGGCGATCAGGTCCGTCATCAACTCGAGCGAAAGAGCATTGCGCTTCGCGGGCCGATTCAATGTGACGATGGCGATTTCGCCATCGCGGGCAGCGGCTACATGGCTCATCCTTTCACCCGTTTCTCCTGGCCGGCCCACGCCGCCGAGCGAAGTTCATTCTTGCGAATCTTCCCGGTGGCGGTTTTGGGCAGTGGCCCGAACTCGACGATCTTCGGACACTTGAAATGGGCCAGCCGTTCTCGGCAGAAGGAGATCAGTTCCCCGGCGCTCACCTCGTGGCCGTCCTTGAGCAGCACGTGCGCCTTGGGCACCTCGCCCCACTTGTCATCCGGGAACGCGACCACGGCGGCTTCGAGCACCGCCGGATGATCCCAGATGGTGCGCTCCACCTCCACCGACGAGATGTTCTCGCCGCCGGAGATGATGATGTCCTTCGACCGGTCGCGGATTTCGATGTAGCCGTCCGGATGCCACACGGCCACGTCGCCCGAGTGGAACCAGCCGCCACGGAAGGCGTCCGCCGTGGCCTCGGGGTTGTTGAGGTAGCCTTTCATGACGTTGTTGCCGCGCATGATCACTTCGCCCATGGTGCCGCCGTCGCGCGGCACGTCGTTCATCTCGCCGTCGACCACGCGGAGGTCAACGCCAAACATCGCGTACGGAACGCCCTGCCGCGCCTTCTTGCGGGCGTGATCCGGGATCGAAAGCGAGTTCCATTCGGTACGCCAGGCGCAGATCGTGTGCGGACCGTAGGTCTCGGTGAGCCCGTAGAGGTGCTCCACTTCGGCGCCCATCTCGATCGCCGCGCGAATCACGGCCGGCGACGGCGGCGCCCCGGCGGTAGTGATGCGGACGGTGTGGGGAAAGCGGATCCCTCGCGTCGAGCAGTAGTTCGCCAGCGAGTTCACCACCACCGGCGCGCCACCCATATGCGTAATGTGCTCGCGTTCGATGAGCTCAACAATCCGCTCCGGGTCCACGCGTGGAAGGCAGATGTGGCGGGCCCCGGCGAGCGTGACGGCCCAGGAAAAGCACCAGCCATTACAGTGGAACAGGGGGACGGTCCAGAGGTAGGCGGAGTCCTCGCGGATTCCCATCTCCACCACTTCCGCCGCCGCGTTCAGGTATGCGCCGCGATGAGTATGCATCACGCCTTTGGGAAAACCGGTGGTGCCCGAAGTGTAGTTGATCGAGATGGTGTCGTTCTCTTCCGGTTCCGGGATATTGGTGAGCGGAAGCCGGCCGCGGGCGATGAATCCCTCGTAGTCGTCGCTTGCCAGGCGCAGGTGCGGAAGGTTCGGCAGTTCGGGTTCGATCAGCGGCAGGAGGTCCGGCTGGGTGAGCAGCACTTTGGCCTCGCAGTGGTTCAGCATCCAGGCGAGCTCGGCGCCCTTGAGCCGTGTGTTGAGCATCACAAGAACGGCCCCGATGAGCGGAACGCCGTAGTGCGGCTCGAGCGCGGTGGGCGTGTTCTGCGCAAGCACGGCGACGCGATCGCCCTTCTCCACCCCGGCCGCCCGCAAGGCCGCGCCTAGCCTGTGGATCCGTTCGTGGAACTGCGCATATGTGAAACGGCGGTCTCCGTCGACCATCGCGATCTTGTCCGGGTACACCAGTGCCGATCGTGCGAGAAACGACAGCGGAGTGAGGGGCGATATCATCAACGGAGATTGTATCTCTCATGAGCCTTCGAACTCCGCCAATGACTCGCCGCCGCCTGCTGGCCGCGCTCGGCGCCGCCTCGCTCTCCCGGCCAACGCACGCCCAGGAGAACGCACCCCGCTACAACACCTATTTCGGCGACCTCCACAATCACAACAACATCGGCTACGCACAAGGGTCGCTCCGGCGCACCTTCGAGATCGCGCGCAACCACCTTGACTTCTTCGCATTCACGCCGCACGCGCAATGGCACGATATCGGCCATTACGAGAACAACGTGGAGCACAAGTGGATCAACGGTTTCGCCGTCACGCGGGCGCGCTGGCCGGAAGCGCTCGAGATGGCCCGCGAATTCGACGTGCCGGGCAAATTCATCTGCATTCCGGGCTACGAATGGCACTCGTCGGGCCTCGGCGACTACAATGTTATCTACCCGAGCCTCGACGCCGAGCTCTTCGTCCCCTACGATCTCAAACAGCTACAGGATTTCGCCCGCAAACATGGCGCAATCATGATCCCGCATCATCCCGCGTTGCACCAGGGAAACCGAGGCGCCAACATCGGCCGGCGGGATCCCGCCGTTTCGCCGGTTCTCGAGATCTATTCGGAGTGGGGGAACGCCGAGCACGACCGAGCGCCGTTCCCCTATTCCCGCCACACCGAGCCCGGCCGCTGGACGCGAAACACGTACCAATCGTTCCTCGCGCAGGGGCATCGGCTGGGCGTGGTCGCCTCCACCGACGATCATCTTGGCTATCCGGGCGCCTATCGCGAAGGGCTCGCCGCCGTGAAGGCCACCGCGCTCACGCGGGAAGCCATCTTCGACGCGATCCGCAACCGCCGAACCTACGCCGTCACCGGCGACCGTATCGGGCTTGACTTCTCGGTCAACGGCAACATCATGGGCTCGGAGATCCTGTACGCGCGCAAACGCGAGATCGCGGTCGGGGCCGACGGATGGGACCAGATCGATTTCGTCGAGATCATCAAGAACAACCGCGTGGTCCACAGGGACTTTCCGCAGGATCGCGTTCCCGGCGCGGCGAGTTGGGAGAAGCCCGTCGTGCTGCGCTTCGAATACGGCTGGGGACCGTGGCCCGCGCTCGGCATCACCCGAGTATGCGATTGGCTGTTCACGATCAAGGTGGAAAACGGCCGCATCGAGGCGTCGCAGACCGGTTTCCAATCCGGCCCGCTCGAAGAGGATCGGCGCGATCGCGTCGTGGAGCGCCGCAATACCTCGATCACCGTCCAATCGTTCACGGCGCTACGCCAGATGATCGACGATCGATCCACCAAGGCGATCGTGCTCAAGATCAAGGGCACACCGGAGACGCGGGTGACGCTCGCCTTGAAGAAGCCGGTGGACAAGGCGGTGAGCTATACGCTCGGAGAGCTGGCCGAATCGAGCGAGACGGTGTACACGGGCGATTTCCCCAAGGAATCCGCGCTGCTGCACCGCGTGGCGTTCGCCGAAAATTACCAGACCGCGTTCACCTTCACCGACGAGGACGAAGGCAAGGGCGTGAACTGGTACTACGCGCGCGTCACGCAGGCCAACGGGCAAATGGCGTGGTCGAGCCCGGTGTGGGTGGAGGCAGCGGGGTAGGTTCGCGGTCGGCCGGCGCAGCCTGCCGTTCCCGGCGCTACCCGGACAGCGCGTCCCGCACGGCGCGCGCGGTGTTAGCGTGGATCTCAACGGTATCTTCGGTGCGCATGGCGTAACCACCGGCCAGCATCACCGCGACGGGAATCCCGCGACGGCGCGCCTCGCCGATCACGAGCGCGTCCCGCCGCGCAAGCCCATCCATTGTTAGCGAGAGCCCGCCGAGCTGATCTTCCCCGTATGGATCCGCCCCGGCGACATACAGCAGTATCTGCGGCTGAAACCCATCGAGCGCAGTGGTCAGCGCCGTCCCGAGCTTATGCAGGTACTCGTCGTCGCCCGTGCCGTCGGCGAGGTGGATGTCGATGGTCGAAGGCGGCTTCACCTCCGGGTAGTTTTGAAATTGGTGGATCGACAGCGTGAACACCGAGTCATCGCCCGCGAAAATGGCCGCCGTCCCATTGCCATGATGGACGTCGCAATCGGCGATCATCACCCGCTCCACCAGTCCCCGCCGCTGCACCGCGCGCGCCGTCACGGCGATATCGTTGATCGCGCAAAAACCTTCGCCGTGGCCCGCGAACGCATGATGGAACCCCCCGCCGACATTGAACCCGGCTCCGGCTTCGAGCGCATGCCGCGCCGCGAGCACAGACCCGCCGGCGGCCAGCCAGAATGCCTCCACCATCCGGCTCGAATACGGAATTTCGAGCTTCAGGATCTCCTGATATCCGAGCGTGCCGAACTTCAACCGCTGCACCCAACCCCGGTCATGCGCGGCGAGGACATCCTCGTCGTCGATCGGCTTCGGCTGGACAAAGTCGGCCTCGCCGGCGAAGCCGGACGCCAGTAGCCGTTCGCGAATCAACCGGTACTTGCGCGCGGGGAAAACGTGCTCGCCGAGATTCAGATCGTAGCCGGCGTGATAGATCAGCTTGAATGGAAGCATCAACCCTGATCCGCCTGCAAGGCGGTGACCAGAGCCACGCCGTAGATGTCGTTGGCAGAACACCCGCGCGAAAGATCGTTGGCCGGCCTGGCCAGGCCCTGGAGAAACGGCCCGATCGCCGCCGCCCCGCCCAGCCGTTCCACCAGTTTGTAGCCGATGTTCGCCGCGTTGATGTCGGGGAAGATGAGCGTGTTCGCCCTGCCGGCGACGGTGGAGCCGGGCGCCTTGGAGCGTCCGACCGCCTCGACCAGCGCCGCGTCGGCCTGCAACTCCGCGTCCACATGGAGTTCCGGCGCCCGCGCCCGCACGATGCGGAACGCCTCCACGACCGTGTCGGACTTCTTGTGCTTCCCGCTACCCTTGGTCGAAAACGAAAGCATCGCCACCACGGGCTCGATTCCGAACAGCGCCCGGGTGCTCGCCGCGGTCGCGATGGTGATGTCGGCCAGTTCGGAGGGCGATGGGTCGATCACCATCGCGGGGTCGGCGATGGTGAGCACCCCGTGGCGTCCGAAAGACCGGTCCCGCACGCAGAGCAGCATGAAGGTGGAAACGGTCTTCACTTTCGGCAGCGCGCCGATGGAATGCAGAGCCGCCCGAACCGTATCCGCGGTGCTGTTGGCCGCCCCGCCGACGAAGCCATCGGCGTCGCCTGCCGCCACCATGAGACACCCTTGGTACAGCGGCAGCATGGCGAGCTCGCCGGCCTCCATGCGCGTCATGCCCTTGGCGCGCCTGCGTTCGTGGAGCAGATCCGCGTACCGGCCGAGACGCGGGTCGGCGGCCGCGTCGGTGATCAGCACGGGCTCGACAAGGCTTTCGCTCCGGAGGCGCTGCGCCGCTTCGCGCACCCTTGGGTCGTTGCCCTCGGGAAACACGATCCGCTGTCTCCGGGGAAGCCGGCGCACCCGTTCCGCCTGCAGCGCGAGAAATTCCGTAGCCGAGTCCGGCAGGGCCATATTCAATCCAGAATACCTGAGCGGCTGTTCCCTTCCGCGAACGGGTGATGTATTCTGTTCAAACCATGTTCTGTCCAAACTGCGGCGCTCAAAATGACGATACCGTTCAGTTTTGTTCGGCGTGCGGGAAGTCGATGACGGAAGCCGGCTCGCCCGGCGGCGCGACTCCGCCACCCTACACGCCTCCTCCCTACACCGCCGGACCGGCCGCCGCGCCGTTCGAACCGGGAAACGTTACCGTGCAAACCGGCAAATGGATCAGCGATGGATGGAATCTGGTTACCGGAGACTGGGTCACCTTCGGCCTGGCCGCGCTCGTAATGCTGGTGATCAGTTCGGTAGT
Coding sequences within:
- a CDS encoding CopG family transcriptional regulator, yielding MVRTQIQLTDDQVSSLRRTAGLRGVSMAELIRMSLDTFIAREGATSRDAKVERARSVVGRFASGTGDTGREHDKYLTAAFGKQ
- a CDS encoding phosphate acyltransferase yields the protein MALPDSATEFLALQAERVRRLPRRQRIVFPEGNDPRVREAAQRLRSESLVEPVLITDAAADPRLGRYADLLHERRRAKGMTRMEAGELAMLPLYQGCLMVAAGDADGFVGGAANSTADTVRAALHSIGALPKVKTVSTFMLLCVRDRSFGRHGVLTIADPAMVIDPSPSELADITIATAASTRALFGIEPVVAMLSFSTKGSGKHKKSDTVVEAFRIVRARAPELHVDAELQADAALVEAVGRSKAPGSTVAGRANTLIFPDINAANIGYKLVERLGGAAAIGPFLQGLARPANDLSRGCSANDIYGVALVTALQADQG
- a CDS encoding carboxypeptidase-like regulatory domain-containing protein gives rise to the protein MRLRILAACLSAAVFAPTISAQTTFANITGAVADSAGAAVPGAEVEATHVASNYVYKAQSNATGTYTIAQLREGVYTLRVRSAGFQEYVAQNIVLASREQRRIDVQLQVGTVETKIEVSAGATLIETETARIGDSKSATQLKSLPLNTRSLYNFLALTPGVLAAGGQATRRFAGSRVNQSEQSIDGITVSNGYDGTQISPLVSYIESYEEVRVDMANNSADIGSVGQVTVISKSGSNDVHGVAFDYYSTPWFRARNPFAAQRGTGITHQPGVSLSGPVVLPKIYDGKNKTFFFFSFETSRGSSILQLLNPTVPLEPWRQGDFSSLASNINVRDPFASNQPFPGRQIPASRINPVSDRIQDRFYPLPQASGETVLRARNYNEQKLRPYDPNTYYTIRGDHRFSEKSFLFARWTWNRSHSRAFEGNLPTIGQRWQTRDTRAISGSYTYAFTPTVIFESRYGFAFNDNPRNGPIVGSEVVGDLGLVGLVDNIPDINGLPDIGFQGLALTGIAQTPWRHPGFKNFQHQWQEHVNWFKGKHSIKAGAIIGRVNFQDSNAPAALFGQFRFSNRFTGFPYSDFLLGIPTTAARAFPQLLINRTRWSYDFFVTDDFKMRQNLTVNIGMRYELHPSWSEANNRQSVFDINRGVIVVPDGGLSEVSPLMPRGYVDIVEASSVGLPGRRLLKMDRNNFAPRIGLAWRPLGPNTVFRAGYGLFYDVVPRAESAGGAPFQINEPTFTNPANNPTVIFPQAFPSTGSAGPRTVGLPAGIRADLRNAFSMQYNATIEHQQWDTGFRLSYIGTNTRQGEWGYNYNQPVANGQAFIDKPRPFPNYPAITYISNGAGHQYHSMMFEAERRFARGLAWQFSYVLARDIGDLDRGAQPEDAYNRLRERAVWHDMPTHRVTGNLIAQLPFGRGKRYFSSVGKAANLLVGGWETSLITSYYSGQRVTPLWTGPDPVGIAFTSSRTAPNVTIRADHLHNANLPSDQRSVDRWFDTTAFGPVAAGRFGTSAKNVIIGPDSKVWHVGLYKYFDISERFQLRWELTGSNAFNHPNYSNPASNLSQAASFGVISGVGGASELDMSGSRTFRTGVRAEW
- a CDS encoding histone deacetylase: MLPFKLIYHAGYDLNLGEHVFPARKYRLIRERLLASGFAGEADFVQPKPIDDEDVLAAHDRGWVQRLKFGTLGYQEILKLEIPYSSRMVEAFWLAAGGSVLAARHALEAGAGFNVGGGFHHAFAGHGEGFCAINDIAVTARAVQRRGLVERVMIADCDVHHGNGTAAIFAGDDSVFTLSIHQFQNYPEVKPPSTIDIHLADGTGDDEYLHKLGTALTTALDGFQPQILLYVAGADPYGEDQLGGLSLTMDGLARRDALVIGEARRRGIPVAVMLAGGYAMRTEDTVEIHANTARAVRDALSG
- a CDS encoding PIN domain-containing protein yields the protein MTFVDTSAIYALLDRDDDQHARAGRCWFELLDSESPMFTTNYVVVECCALAQSRLGLEAVRAIEDDLLPVLDVVWVDEPVHRLAITAMLAARRRKLSLVDCVSFTVMRRLGLTRAFAFDDHFAEEGFSFPS
- a CDS encoding DUF3604 domain-containing protein; protein product: MTRRRLLAALGAASLSRPTHAQENAPRYNTYFGDLHNHNNIGYAQGSLRRTFEIARNHLDFFAFTPHAQWHDIGHYENNVEHKWINGFAVTRARWPEALEMAREFDVPGKFICIPGYEWHSSGLGDYNVIYPSLDAELFVPYDLKQLQDFARKHGAIMIPHHPALHQGNRGANIGRRDPAVSPVLEIYSEWGNAEHDRAPFPYSRHTEPGRWTRNTYQSFLAQGHRLGVVASTDDHLGYPGAYREGLAAVKATALTREAIFDAIRNRRTYAVTGDRIGLDFSVNGNIMGSEILYARKREIAVGADGWDQIDFVEIIKNNRVVHRDFPQDRVPGAASWEKPVVLRFEYGWGPWPALGITRVCDWLFTIKVENGRIEASQTGFQSGPLEEDRRDRVVERRNTSITVQSFTALRQMIDDRSTKAIVLKIKGTPETRVTLALKKPVDKAVSYTLGELAESSETVYTGDFPKESALLHRVAFAENYQTAFTFTDEDEGKGVNWYYARVTQANGQMAWSSPVWVEAAG
- a CDS encoding enoyl-CoA hydratase encodes the protein MSHVAAARDGEIAIVTLNRPAKRNALSLELMTDLIAALQAAADARAVILAAEGPVFSSGHDLSEMTGQAITRYRRLFDVCTRLMETVQSIPPPVIAEVQGLATAAGCQLAATCDLTVVSERAAFAAPGVRIGLFCTTPMVALTRAVGRKRAMEMLLTGRRVDAETAVEWGLANRAVPHEQLRESTLGLAREIAVASSFTVALGKQAFYSQIDLDQPKAYAYAKEVMSMNALAEDAQEGIGAFLEKRPACWKGR
- a CDS encoding acyl--CoA ligase family protein, giving the protein MISPLTPLSFLARSALVYPDKIAMVDGDRRFTYAQFHERIHRLGAALRAAGVEKGDRVAVLAQNTPTALEPHYGVPLIGAVLVMLNTRLKGAELAWMLNHCEAKVLLTQPDLLPLIEPELPNLPHLRLASDDYEGFIARGRLPLTNIPEPEENDTISINYTSGTTGFPKGVMHTHRGAYLNAAAEVVEMGIREDSAYLWTVPLFHCNGWCFSWAVTLAGARHICLPRVDPERIVELIEREHITHMGGAPVVVNSLANYCSTRGIRFPHTVRITTAGAPPSPAVIRAAIEMGAEVEHLYGLTETYGPHTICAWRTEWNSLSIPDHARKKARQGVPYAMFGVDLRVVDGEMNDVPRDGGTMGEVIMRGNNVMKGYLNNPEATADAFRGGWFHSGDVAVWHPDGYIEIRDRSKDIIISGGENISSVEVERTIWDHPAVLEAAVVAFPDDKWGEVPKAHVLLKDGHEVSAGELISFCRERLAHFKCPKIVEFGPLPKTATGKIRKNELRSAAWAGQEKRVKG